The sequence AAATCTCTACAATTCGAcaaccataagtggtgaatgagggtatatataagtttgtcattccgtgtgtagcattgagaaatattcatctgagacccaacaaagtatatatattattgatccttatgaaattctaagtcgattgagccatgtccgtctgtccgtctgtctgtgtaaaacacgctcacgtccaaaataggcaaacaaaattggtagacttgcaaaaaaaatgtttattgttctcctaagcagtttggtatggaaaatcagcaaaatcggttcagtggaaccagagttatgaaccaaaatgtgagacaacctaaaaaaaaacttgataattttaacatagttttccttatttgtgcaaatatattgcagataataccataaaactgCACACACGTTACttttatgttaaagggactaactctggcgaaaattataagaatcggtccatgatttctcctagcccccatacaaatttcttcccgaaatatggttattaggtctgtaaatgcctacaaaattgcagtatccacacaaaattcaggagaaataagtttcgtgcttaaaaaattacaaccccaaattttttgtggatcggcccatatttgaccgtagcccccatataaagttcatttccgaaaatcacttaaataagcataaatgttgaaattcgtcataaatagtccccatatataccaaaatcgctgtacctaattctatgaagatcggccgatatttggttatagctcccatagcAGGACaccttccgaaaaacacaataatctacataaatatctaaaaaatatcaatatcaaaacaaaattttacatagatccataatttatacttagaaatcatactacaggattttgtgaatatcggtccatatttgaccatagctcccatataaggtccacttccgaaaatcagttaagtactcataaatctcttataaatatctttatcatgctaaaattcgacaaaaataatactcatatacatagaaatcactgtactaaattgtatTCAGATTGGccgattattggtcatagctcccctataaggcccatttccgaaaaagatattaaccttaaaaaatatttaaaacatatcgatatcaaaatgaaataacgcacaggtcagtaatttgtatccagtaatcatacttctgaattttttgaatatcgatccatatttagccatagctcgaaaatcactaaaatcctcataaatttgttacaaatatagttatcaggttgaaattcgaaacaaatttattcaatatatacaaaaatcgatgtaccaaattttattatggtaggcccattattggtcatagcctccatataagaactacttcaggaaaacacattaacctgaacaaatatccaaaaaaatctgtactgaaccaaaactttacaccgatcagtaatttgtatccaagaatcgagctacaagattttttaaatattggtccataattcggcatagctcccatataaggtccacttttgttaatagcgttgtttatatgaaattctacaaaaatagccctcaaatacttaggactataataggtcatagcttcatatattgaaccaaaatagtacacagatcagtaatttgtattcaaaaatcataatactgaattttgtgaatatcggtacataattggccacagcacccatataagtccataaaaatcacgttaaaatattttatgacaatcaaatcataataggtcatagctcccatataagtcccacaaccaaatattttgaaatttgtctaaatatatttgtatacccttttttatactctgtttcttcacttgatgttaaaagggaaaaatggtgatccaaacgtattaactgattattaagtatataaattatcaaatttcatacgttctaataggaatttcagttacaaattgctgaattagatactattttttgtacatttgaaataaaatatcttctgcgtaagaCTAGTTTactatattatttcagtttgttatattatttcagtttttataccatcatatttaggtggagggtatttaagattcggcacggccgaatatagtactcttacttgttattttaaaaaaacgccTAAGATAAAAACGCGTGAACAATATTTATAAACGTTTATGACATTTCTGTTTAAACTTAACGTTAATCTATTAATTTTACCCAGAACGAGCTCGAGGCCAGATAATGCATGGAGACGTTGATTGAGTAATGCCGAGGTAGAATTATCTAAcgtttttaaaagtttgttttagGATACAATTTATTCCAAATTCtcaaagaaaaaattgtttaaattttaaaaatactactttatattattaatatttattacaatatttaaagacatttgttataattttctgATAACGATGCGACGACGATGGGTCGTTTTTCTTTTTGAAgtatgtactagggtattcgaattattcgatttttctcttgttcgaataattcgaataagagatttaaactttattttattcgaataatttaaattttttttaaaaaagtaaagaatgaagttttgatgtcggttttttaatattttattgttaaagaaaagcaaaaaataacgttaagttcaagtattgataatgttgaaaaacattcgaaaacaaagtccatcattaaatgtTCATCaataatattctgatcagattaactcccgaacaatctacaaaacaattgacaagCAAACCCTATAGTTTCGTTTTGGAGCTAcgctttaaaaattttgtgctagttggacatgatcctgaatttaagtaatcctaagttaaaaatttttaaatatttgtttttagaattgtaacttcttgcagtaatattaatatatttataaaaggagctatcggaacactcatctacagtgatcgaaagtccctttgtctttagttatttgtcgaatttcagaaacaataaaatttttgtgagtatataaaaattttaagaaatttaataaatttaaatatatgtatatgaacatttattcgttttattcgattattctacataaaattgttcgaattattcgttattcgaaaaaggccatttttaaattgttcgaataattattcgtaagaaattattcgattaatcgaacgatcattagtcgaatgaataccctagtatgtacattagagcgTACCACTTACAAGCAAAAACTGCGCCATACGCCAcctattataatattatattaatattattatactatatattataatattattatactataatagtatttttgaaagtcgcctttttaaatttttatatctttGGCATTTACAGTCGGATCTTAATGTATGATATATCAGTGTTTTTGTCTCGAGAAGACTAATGTTATGCTCTAAGGGCATTGATCTCTGTTCCTACCACCCTAATGTCAGAAAATTAAAGCTTGCAAGAAATCATTACACTTTTGCTAACCTTGGAGCAAAACATTGGCTTTCTCGAGACAAAACCATAGATATGTTTTATGTTAATGTTACAAATTAAGCTCATcttatattttgataattttaatgactttattaaaaacataaaaaaggtTTTTGCCTACATTCTCTTCGTTTAAAAGCTATAGGATTTTAAAGTCTTCAATAATGCTATTAAAACATATATTAATCTAtaactttattgtttaattttaataaaacaaaaaacactaaacACTAATATATATTTACAGGTTTTACGTCATTAATTTCctcattatttaatattttaatctgACATTCACATAAAAATTGCAGTATTTTACGTTCGGCCTTGTTGCGTTGCTCTGGTTGCAGGCCATCTAATAAAACATTAACCTTTTGCAACATTTCCGTCTGCAGATTAATACTAttacttttttgtaatatttcctgtttaaatgtttctttttgCTGCTGTACAGCTTTGAGACAATCCTGCGACTGTTGCAAAACACACTCCATATTGGATATAacattttgtagtttttgttcGGCCTCTGAAGGACTTGAATTCACGGCTGATGTTTCACTAAAGCTTGTGGGATATATAGATGCGTTCGTTGTTGTGTTGGTATAAGATGTTGAAGTGACGGGATTAGTTGTGGTCATATCGTGTGAGACATGATACGATACTTGTATTGGGGAATCATTGCGAGTGTCAGAGAGACACTGTTTCTTAGGGGCTATATATAGGAGTTCGTCCAGATCATTCATAACTGTTGTCTCCTCTGCAATCAGATGATCACTGCTATCCTGATCATCATTTTGTTGATCAGCACTGTCGGAATAACCAAATGATTTGTTTAAATCATCGCCCCAGGGATTTTCATTATAAACTGGAGATAATTTCGTTTTAGATCTTATTTCGTCCACGGGTAGGGGAATTCTGTAAAAAAGTATATACTTGTTTAgaatttataacatttcaataaataatttataataatctaACCCTCTTCTAtagtgattttgtaaaaattttaaatcgttaaaatatatccatgttATTGGTCTCTCCGGATGCAGTTGTAGCTGGCGATATTCTCTTGAAAAGCGATCTCTTAACTTTTTCCACTTCGTGTAACAAACTTGCTCTGcaattcattttgaaacatataatttgtttattgtaatGAGTTGAATGTTATAAAATTACCTGTAACATCCAAAGTGTTTGCAATTGTCGTCCAGGCTTCGTTTTTAGCTGCCAAATTCTTTGAATCCCTAACTCTTTTGCTATCATACAGCACATCATGCTGTTTAACCAAGGCaattatattttgatttaaagCCAATTCCTCCGGCTTTATTTCCTCTTCCACATCATTATTAGCATATTCTCTTTTTGGTTTCGTTTTGCGTACACGAGGGGCATACTTAATTGATTCTATAGCATCATTACGGGCAGATCTTAAAATGTATGCAAATAAGTAACTTATTATATTGAAGTGTACTAGCATCAGACTTTACTCACCCTTGTTTATAGTGATCCTTTAGAAACAGCAAATGCggaaataattcccaatttgTGGTGTCTTGTGAATTTTCTTGTTGTCGTCGGTATTCCTTGCCAAATCTGTCTCTTATAGATTTCCAGCGGGTTATACACGCAATTTcagatttctttataatttgtgCTATCTCCTGCCAGGCTTCATTTTTCATATTGGAATTCTTTTGGCCGCGTGATTGTTCTCTGTCATATAGAATAGGATAGCTTTGTACAAGCTTGATAAATTCCAAATCTGTTTCTTtattcattgtttaattattttatttttttgcacaaatcaaataaaaatttttccatttagatgaacataaaaattcaacaacaaacaataataaaGCAAAATGCAATTTACAAACACTTCCTAAATATATTAAGATATTAAAGTTGCCACATCTTTGAATAAAATACTTGGGGAAAATATAGTAATGCCATGTTTGCGTTTAATGCTTGTTTTTCAAAAACCTTGGATAAATTTAGACCTCATGAAcggaattcgcataaaacgattcACTGTCCCAATATCGAAACAAGTGATTCTTTGCTGAATTCAAAAATGTGgcataatttaaaaactaatgtaaaacaagaaaaaaagtcACAAATCTATTTAATCAAGAttgccaaatatattttttaaagtgtagagaattttattttgagaaaaaaaatgaaGGGCCTTATTTTCTAAATCCCGGCACattatggaaagcaaaaacaaaatatcaaaaatttgtttcgatgtacaattttttttttttgggaaaataaaatttttgtaaaacaaagaaatataGGTCTAAAAATCGGTTTAGTttgcatatatatatatattggtcATTAATGAGCCGATTTCAAATAGCAACCGGTCCAGGACTATATCCGACACATTgaagtaataataaattttctttttcccCCAGCACAAGTTCTTTCTCTGAATCACAAAGTTAGAGGGGAGACATTATTGACGTTTCAAAAAGCCAAAATAATGGAAAGagaaatatgtaattattttgttaCATAATTTATTGTGTGTATAAGTAAATCTCAGTTCTGACAGAAAGAGAGAAATATCTGTCTCGTGATACTTCAGtctaaattagaaaaatatatatatataaaatggtgaaattttccaaaacatccTCAACAGATCCAAAAAGCCGaatgtttattttctatatCGAGAATTCCCAATTTCGAATAAATCCCCGAATCTGACAACACTGTAAGCTAGTTAGTAAGcagtagggttctataagtcgattgttcgaacaatcgactttttgctgaaaaagtcgaaaagtcgaaatcgactttttggtcggaaaaaagtcgaacaatcaaaagttgaaaaaagtcgaatagtcgataaaagtcgactttttagattgttaaaaaatttaattgcaacattatactaaaactattgcaatttggtacacttgtaGTATatgataatataaataataaataaatgtttataaattaaagcttttttctacacaacattcttctaactattatcgccttgataaatttcatttttattgctaaacattacaaaaggcgcatcaataaatgtagaaactatgtattttttacaagaaatggtaaaaagttgaaaaaagtcgaaaatagtcggaaagtcgataATAgtctaaaaagtcgaaaatagtctaaaaaagtcgatttaactaaagagtcgaaagttcgaaaagtcgacttttataaattaccaaaagtcgaaagttcgaaaagtcgactttttaaaaaacgaaaaaagtcgaaagttcgaaaagtcgactttttaaaaaacggaaaaagtcgaaaggtcgaaaagtagAACCCTAGTAAGCAGTACTCTAAATATACAACTCTGTGCATTAATTGAAGACCCagtcagtgttgccagtttcaGAAATTTATTCCCAAATAAGGGATTTTTTCGGATTTTAAATACCTCAATCATAATACCAAATTCAATGAGAATCGTATTTGGTTATAAATCCATCCCATAAAACGTccactgcaaaaaaaataatactttaaagagaaaatatctcttaaaatgttttgtaatgaTAAAATTACACTACAACTTTTTATGTTAGTTATGGAATTTTGGGTATACAAAAACGTTAACTGGGGATGAGCAGTGAAAAGATACTGACT comes from Calliphora vicina chromosome 2, idCalVici1.1, whole genome shotgun sequence and encodes:
- the LOC135952010 gene encoding transcription factor Adf-1, with amino-acid sequence MNKETDLEFIKLVQSYPILYDREQSRGQKNSNMKNEAWQEIAQIIKKSEIACITRWKSIRDRFGKEYRRQQENSQDTTNWELFPHLLFLKDHYKQGSARNDAIESIKYAPRVRKTKPKREYANNDVEEEIKPEELALNQNIIALVKQHDVLYDSKRVRDSKNLAAKNEAWTTIANTLDVTEQVCYTKWKKLRDRFSREYRQLQLHPERPITWIYFNDLKFLQNHYRRGIPLPVDEIRSKTKLSPVYNENPWGDDLNKSFGYSDSADQQNDDQDSSDHLIAEETTVMNDLDELLYIAPKKQCLSDTRNDSPIQVSYHVSHDMTTTNPVTSTSYTNTTTNASIYPTSFSETSAVNSSPSEAEQKLQNVISNMECVLQQSQDCLKAVQQQKETFKQEILQKSNSINLQTEMLQKVNVLLDGLQPEQRNKAERKILQFLCECQIKILNNEEINDVKPVNIY